In Desulfonatronum thioautotrophicum, a genomic segment contains:
- a CDS encoding Maf family protein yields MPHSSCRGSAHQQTMFHNLAPLVLASGSPRRRELLAGLGLTFRVHPAVTPEPTYLSGTDPVQFALAAARAKAWEVAALHPEAVVLAADTIVELDGDVLGKPVDQPMAQAMLERLAGREHAVITGCILRFPKDQYQEFAVTTRVRMRRFGPDVLAAYAATGEPLDKAGAYGIQERAALLVKRIEGSYTNVVGLPLAEVVGRLLDKSIIAPNRPGTPLRKA; encoded by the coding sequence ATGCCACATAGCTCCTGTCGCGGCAGTGCCCACCAGCAGACCATGTTTCACAATCTGGCCCCACTGGTCCTGGCTTCCGGATCACCGCGACGGCGGGAGTTGCTGGCCGGGCTGGGGTTGACGTTTCGCGTGCACCCGGCCGTGACCCCGGAGCCGACATATCTCTCAGGAACCGACCCGGTGCAGTTCGCTCTCGCCGCGGCCCGGGCCAAGGCATGGGAAGTGGCGGCCTTGCATCCAGAGGCCGTTGTGCTGGCCGCGGACACCATTGTTGAACTGGACGGGGACGTGCTGGGCAAGCCGGTGGATCAGCCCATGGCCCAGGCCATGCTGGAACGGCTGGCCGGGCGGGAACATGCAGTCATCACAGGGTGCATCCTGCGGTTTCCCAAAGATCAATACCAGGAATTCGCCGTGACAACGCGGGTGCGGATGCGCCGGTTCGGGCCGGACGTCCTGGCCGCCTATGCGGCCACCGGAGAGCCCCTGGACAAAGCCGGGGCCTACGGTATCCAGGAGCGGGCCGCCCTCTTGGTGAAGCGGATTGAGGGCTCCTATACCAACGTGGTTGGCCTCCCGCTGGCCGAGGTCGTGGGCCGCCTCCTTGATAAATCAATCATTGCCCCGAACAGGCCTGGCACCCCCTTGCGGAAAGCCTGA
- a CDS encoding NAD-dependent epimerase, translating into MKILITGAAGFIGFHTVLRLLEQGHQVVGLDNINDYYDVRVKYGRLAHSGIAEANIAENRMVQSTIHPDYRFVRMDLENGNGVMDLFAREKFDRVMHYAAQAGVRYSLTNPHAYMQSNFVAFLNLLEACRHHPVSHFAYASSSSVYGLNQAMPFSVHHNVDHPISLYAASKKSNELMAHTYSYLYNIPTTGLRFFTVYGPWGRPDMALFLFTKAILENRPIDVFNHGKMQRDFTYVDDIVEGVLRVIDHAPAGNQAWNGNSPDPSTSPAPWRVYNIGNSDKVELIQFIEALEEALGKKAQKNFLPLQPGDVPATWADTTDLEHDLGYRPNTPVQVGIQRFVEWYRDFFQV; encoded by the coding sequence ATGAAAATTCTGATCACCGGCGCCGCCGGATTCATCGGCTTTCACACCGTCCTGCGCCTGCTGGAGCAGGGCCATCAGGTCGTGGGTCTGGATAACATCAACGATTACTACGATGTCCGGGTCAAATACGGGCGACTCGCCCACTCCGGCATCGCGGAGGCCAACATTGCCGAGAATCGGATGGTCCAGAGCACAATCCACCCCGACTACCGTTTCGTGCGCATGGATCTGGAGAACGGGAATGGTGTGATGGATCTGTTCGCCCGGGAGAAATTCGACCGGGTGATGCATTATGCGGCCCAGGCCGGGGTGCGCTACAGCCTGACCAATCCCCACGCCTACATGCAAAGCAACTTTGTGGCCTTCCTGAACCTGCTGGAAGCCTGTCGCCACCACCCGGTCAGCCACTTCGCCTACGCCTCCAGTTCCTCGGTCTACGGCCTGAATCAGGCCATGCCGTTTTCCGTACACCACAACGTGGACCATCCCATCAGCCTCTACGCCGCCAGCAAGAAATCCAACGAGCTGATGGCCCACACCTACAGCTACCTCTATAACATCCCGACCACCGGCCTGCGATTTTTCACCGTGTACGGCCCCTGGGGCCGGCCGGACATGGCCCTGTTCCTCTTCACCAAGGCCATTCTCGAAAATCGACCCATCGACGTCTTCAACCACGGCAAGATGCAGCGCGACTTCACCTATGTGGACGACATCGTGGAAGGTGTCCTGCGGGTCATCGACCATGCCCCGGCCGGAAACCAAGCATGGAACGGCAATTCCCCGGACCCGTCCACGTCTCCGGCGCCGTGGAGGGTCTACAACATCGGCAACTCCGACAAGGTGGAGCTGATTCAGTTTATTGAGGCGCTGGAGGAGGCGCTGGGCAAGAAAGCCCAGAAGAATTTCCTGCCCCTGCAGCCCGGCGACGTCCCGGCCACCTGGGCCGACACCACGGACCTGGAGCACGACCTGGGCTATCGACCGAACACCCCGGTGCAGGTCGGGATTCAGCGTTTCGTGGAGTGGTATCGGGATTTTTTCCAAGTCTGA
- a CDS encoding 4Fe-4S binding protein: MLSRFLRKPATRAYYAQFASRPDYSLWKWLHGYVYGRWPQLYISLGTGRHPLARIFRPLTSLLRKKSAPIKRSTPGRRAFADGYHGKVLRLEHARKLVTINRDLDLGDLEQVIPYAAAREIVLQHPEHILALDCPCRASRPNPCRPVGVCLIVGEPFAGFIAEHHPDKTRWITQDEAQEILKAEHQRGHVHHAFFKDVMLGRFYAICNCCSCCCGAMQAHRGGTPMLASSGYVCKMEKDFCVECGQCAKLCQFQAIHAGKDGWMVNEPDCLGCGVCVAACPQNALTLDRAPHRGDPLDILEIMARRAASGANKDE, from the coding sequence ATGCTGTCACGCTTTCTCCGCAAGCCCGCCACACGGGCCTATTATGCGCAGTTCGCTTCCAGACCGGACTATTCGCTCTGGAAGTGGCTGCATGGATATGTTTACGGTCGCTGGCCGCAACTGTATATTTCCCTGGGGACGGGAAGGCACCCCCTGGCCCGGATTTTTCGTCCACTGACATCCCTGCTTCGCAAAAAATCTGCTCCAATTAAGCGATCCACTCCAGGGCGCAGGGCCTTTGCCGACGGGTATCACGGCAAGGTGTTACGCCTGGAGCACGCCCGCAAGCTGGTCACGATCAACCGAGACCTTGACCTCGGCGATCTGGAGCAGGTTATCCCGTATGCCGCTGCCCGGGAGATCGTTCTTCAGCATCCGGAGCATATCCTGGCCCTGGATTGCCCATGCCGGGCCTCCAGGCCAAATCCCTGCAGGCCTGTGGGCGTCTGCCTGATCGTGGGCGAACCTTTTGCCGGCTTCATCGCCGAGCACCATCCGGATAAAACGCGGTGGATCACCCAGGACGAAGCCCAGGAGATTCTCAAGGCGGAACACCAACGGGGCCATGTACACCATGCGTTTTTCAAGGATGTGATGCTCGGCCGGTTCTACGCCATCTGCAACTGCTGCTCCTGCTGCTGTGGGGCCATGCAGGCCCATCGAGGCGGAACACCCATGCTGGCCTCGTCCGGGTATGTCTGCAAGATGGAAAAGGATTTTTGCGTTGAATGTGGGCAGTGCGCGAAGTTGTGTCAGTTTCAGGCTATTCACGCCGGCAAGGACGGGTGGATGGTCAACGAGCCGGATTGTCTGGGATGCGGGGTCTGCGTTGCGGCATGTCCGCAAAATGCTCTGACCTTGGATCGCGCCCCGCATCGCGGTGACCCTCTGGATATCCTGGAGATCATGGCCCGGCGAGCAGCTTCGGGAGCAAATAAAGATGAATAA
- the obgE gene encoding GTPase ObgE, whose protein sequence is MRFVDEAEITVRSGHGGHGCVSFRREKYIPKGGPDGGDGGRGGDVVFQAEPKLLSLYDFRLKRVYEARNGQPGSGRERTGADADNLVVQVPVGTQLFELNEDGERELIVDLAVPGQTIVLAKGGRGGKGNTHFKSATMRTPRFAQPGEEGEERRIRLELKILADVGIIGLPNAGKSTLISALSAARPKIAPYPFTTLSPNLGVMQGEHGERLVLADIPGLVSGAHEGRGLGHKFLKHVERTRFLLHVLSVEEIPGPDSLENGQDGDPWGGFALLNEELAGFDPALGRKKQVLVVNKIDLWPAEHVAWLRDWALRDHPDLLMVSALEGTGLEELEYRLWSLLVAAQRDSAVTGKEDDND, encoded by the coding sequence ATGCGATTTGTCGATGAGGCGGAAATAACCGTGCGCTCCGGACATGGCGGGCATGGTTGCGTGTCTTTTCGTCGGGAGAAGTACATCCCCAAAGGCGGGCCGGATGGGGGAGATGGCGGACGTGGTGGTGATGTCGTGTTTCAGGCTGAACCCAAGCTGCTCTCCCTGTATGATTTTCGGCTCAAGCGCGTCTACGAGGCCCGCAATGGCCAGCCTGGTTCGGGCCGGGAACGCACGGGTGCGGATGCGGACAATCTGGTCGTGCAGGTGCCGGTGGGCACCCAGCTTTTCGAATTGAACGAGGATGGCGAACGAGAATTGATCGTGGACCTTGCTGTTCCCGGGCAAACCATTGTGCTGGCCAAGGGTGGCCGGGGCGGAAAGGGCAATACCCATTTCAAGTCCGCGACGATGCGCACTCCCCGGTTCGCCCAGCCCGGAGAAGAGGGCGAGGAGAGACGGATTCGGCTGGAATTGAAGATCCTGGCTGACGTGGGGATCATCGGATTGCCCAATGCCGGCAAGTCCACACTGATCTCCGCCCTTTCCGCGGCCAGGCCGAAGATCGCTCCGTATCCGTTCACCACCTTGTCGCCCAACCTGGGCGTGATGCAGGGGGAGCATGGCGAACGGCTGGTTTTGGCCGATATTCCCGGTCTGGTCAGCGGCGCCCATGAAGGGCGTGGTCTGGGGCATAAATTCCTGAAGCACGTGGAGCGGACCCGGTTTTTGCTGCATGTGCTCAGTGTTGAGGAGATCCCTGGACCCGATTCGCTGGAAAATGGCCAGGATGGAGATCCCTGGGGTGGCTTTGCCCTTTTGAACGAAGAGCTGGCCGGGTTTGACCCGGCCTTGGGCCGAAAAAAACAGGTGCTGGTGGTGAACAAGATCGATCTCTGGCCTGCGGAGCATGTGGCGTGGCTCCGGGATTGGGCCTTGCGGGACCACCCTGACCTGCTGATGGTCTCCGCCCTGGAAGGAACCGGCCTGGAGGAGCTGGAGTATCGGCTTTGGTCGCTACTGGTCGCGGCCCAACGAGACAGTGCCGTTACCGGCAAGGAGGACGACAATGATTGA
- a CDS encoding dihydrolipoyl dehydrogenase family protein — MTQSYDILVIGGGPAGYAAALEAAALGKSTALVEKKLLGGTCLNWGCIPTKLFLGATSPIIAMAAQSRLRLGQGSFTVDMAALQKRKMSLLAATRQSMAKTLEAAGVRLIAGKAELCGPTQVLIHTADASELRIDFQRLILALGSSPAWPKHLAPDGEGVLNSDHALDMATIPESLAVIGAGAIGVEMAQFYQRMGASVTLIEAADRIAPSEDPEICAQLASILKRQGVRTRTGVAVTALERANGQVIVHLDENPDGGLIVDKVLVAVGRRPNSHLSGLELAGISPEDGTLRTDANLMLGDRIAAVGDCNGQNLLAHAAEDQGRFAARHAAGVVSGPYTPGAVPFCIYGDPEVFRVGPTIQEARSQGMVCTESKAHLAANPVAQAAAAPHGLVKVLWSGETVIGISAVGHGVLHLVTTATIMVNQGWTREQAESLIFAHPTLDESLRQALLADAT; from the coding sequence ATGACGCAATCCTATGATATTTTGGTAATCGGCGGGGGGCCCGCAGGCTACGCCGCGGCCTTGGAGGCCGCGGCCCTGGGCAAATCCACGGCGCTGGTGGAAAAAAAACTGCTGGGAGGAACCTGCCTGAACTGGGGCTGCATTCCCACCAAACTCTTTCTCGGTGCTACGTCCCCGATCATTGCCATGGCGGCCCAGTCCCGTTTGCGGCTGGGCCAGGGAAGTTTTACCGTGGATATGGCCGCCCTGCAAAAGCGCAAGATGTCTTTGCTGGCTGCCACACGACAGTCCATGGCCAAGACCCTCGAGGCTGCCGGTGTCCGCCTGATTGCCGGCAAGGCCGAACTTTGCGGGCCGACCCAGGTCCTCATCCATACCGCGGACGCATCCGAGCTGCGCATCGACTTCCAGCGCCTGATCCTGGCCCTGGGTTCCTCCCCGGCTTGGCCAAAGCACCTGGCTCCGGACGGCGAGGGCGTACTCAACTCTGACCACGCTCTGGACATGGCGACCATTCCGGAGTCATTGGCTGTTATCGGAGCCGGAGCCATTGGTGTGGAAATGGCCCAGTTCTACCAGCGCATGGGCGCTTCCGTCACCTTGATCGAGGCCGCGGATCGAATCGCCCCTTCCGAGGATCCGGAGATCTGCGCCCAGCTGGCATCCATCCTCAAACGCCAAGGTGTACGCACCCGAACGGGGGTGGCGGTTACCGCCCTGGAGCGCGCAAACGGCCAGGTGATCGTCCACCTGGATGAAAACCCGGATGGCGGATTGATCGTGGACAAGGTGCTGGTGGCTGTGGGCCGCAGACCGAATAGTCATCTTTCCGGACTGGAGCTGGCTGGGATCTCTCCTGAGGACGGCACGCTGCGCACCGATGCCAACCTGATGCTTGGCGACCGTATTGCAGCCGTGGGGGACTGCAATGGCCAAAATCTGCTGGCCCACGCCGCCGAGGACCAGGGACGCTTCGCGGCCCGGCATGCGGCCGGGGTTGTTTCCGGCCCGTATACCCCGGGAGCCGTTCCATTTTGCATTTACGGCGATCCGGAGGTTTTCCGGGTCGGACCGACAATCCAGGAAGCACGCAGTCAGGGCATGGTCTGCACGGAATCAAAAGCCCATCTGGCCGCCAACCCGGTGGCCCAGGCCGCGGCAGCCCCTCACGGCCTGGTCAAGGTGCTCTGGAGCGGAGAGACGGTGATCGGCATCAGCGCCGTGGGGCACGGCGTGCTGCACCTGGTCACAACGGCCACGATCATGGTCAACCAGGGCTGGACCAGGGAGCAGGCCGAAAGCCTGATCTTCGCCCACCCGACTCTGGACGAATCCTTACGACAGGCCCTGCTGGCCGATGCCACATAG
- a CDS encoding SagB/ThcOx family dehydrogenase, with translation MIDDRLRAHRLFLTDHLRKQTDFSRTDQNRGLPPPPIQKPIPPDAHTTSLPASTQWPDSIGQTSLVEAIARRESRRRFAESELALTELSFMLWATQGVRRMLGRGTALRTVPSAGARHSFETYLFVRNVADLAPGLYRYLPLEHELVHVRDVPDMEAALTHAAYGQKFVGRSAVTFVWACLPERMEWRYGLTAHRVILLDAGHVCQNLYLACEAVDAGTCAVAAYDQVEVDKLLGVDGEEEFAVYLAPVGKKGKEA, from the coding sequence ATGATTGATGATCGACTGCGGGCGCACCGCTTGTTCCTGACCGACCATCTTCGCAAGCAAACGGATTTTTCCCGAACAGACCAAAACCGTGGACTTCCTCCGCCACCGATACAGAAACCGATCCCGCCGGATGCCCACACGACTAGCCTTCCCGCGTCCACGCAGTGGCCTGATTCCATTGGGCAAACGTCCTTGGTCGAGGCCATTGCCCGCAGGGAAAGCCGCCGCCGGTTCGCTGAAAGCGAGCTGGCCCTGACTGAGCTGTCGTTTATGCTTTGGGCCACCCAGGGCGTGCGGCGGATGCTCGGTCGAGGAACAGCCCTGCGGACCGTGCCCTCGGCCGGAGCCCGGCACAGCTTTGAAACCTACCTGTTTGTCCGCAACGTGGCGGATCTGGCACCAGGGCTGTACCGCTATCTACCCCTGGAGCACGAACTGGTCCATGTCCGGGATGTGCCGGACATGGAAGCAGCGTTGACCCATGCCGCGTACGGCCAGAAATTCGTGGGGCGGTCAGCGGTGACGTTTGTCTGGGCCTGTCTTCCCGAACGCATGGAATGGCGCTATGGCCTGACCGCCCACCGGGTGATTCTTCTGGACGCCGGACATGTCTGCCAGAATCTTTACCTGGCTTGCGAAGCCGTGGATGCCGGAACCTGCGCCGTGGCCGCCTATGATCAGGTGGAAGTGGACAAGCTGCTGGGGGTGGATGGCGAGGAAGAATTCGCGGTCTATCTCGCTCCGGTGGGAAAAAAGGGCAAAGAGGCGTAA
- a CDS encoding NAD(P)H-hydrate dehydratase: MSWLIVGSVPRADFPLVRGDYQLQGDTLLLDGQRIRVARGTPALMAVAAAAAEVLAVPAPQALLAGDIGTGEGSRAVYAHLVENVAHIDHAGLTFHYLLPDIAWHNQVLWALEARNPAPLLAADAGFMYAAKMSGYAAHYDLFTPDAGEMAFLADEVAPHPFYTRGFLLQEEDRVPELIERAYAEENAARHLLVKGKTDFVVAQGTTVAEINAPDVPAMEPIGGTGDSLTGLVTALLASNMEMTQACRTAALANRHLGHLANPTPAFGVADLLPFVRRALERALE; encoded by the coding sequence ATGTCCTGGCTGATCGTGGGCAGCGTGCCCCGGGCGGACTTCCCCCTGGTCCGGGGCGACTACCAACTCCAGGGCGACACCCTGCTTCTGGACGGACAACGCATCCGCGTGGCCCGGGGCACCCCGGCCCTGATGGCCGTGGCCGCCGCTGCCGCCGAAGTTCTGGCCGTGCCCGCGCCCCAGGCCCTGCTGGCCGGAGACATCGGCACCGGGGAGGGCAGTCGGGCGGTCTACGCCCATCTGGTGGAAAACGTCGCCCACATCGACCATGCCGGCCTGACCTTCCACTACCTGCTGCCGGACATCGCCTGGCACAACCAGGTGCTCTGGGCACTGGAAGCCCGAAACCCGGCCCCGCTGCTGGCAGCGGACGCCGGATTCATGTACGCCGCAAAAATGAGCGGCTACGCCGCCCACTACGATCTCTTCACCCCGGACGCAGGGGAAATGGCCTTCCTGGCCGACGAGGTCGCCCCGCACCCGTTCTACACCCGGGGCTTTCTGCTCCAGGAGGAGGACCGGGTTCCCGAGCTGATAGAGCGGGCCTACGCCGAGGAAAACGCGGCCCGCCACCTGCTGGTCAAGGGCAAGACGGACTTCGTGGTCGCCCAAGGCACGACAGTAGCCGAGATCAACGCCCCGGACGTCCCGGCCATGGAACCCATCGGCGGCACCGGAGACAGCCTGACCGGCCTGGTCACGGCCCTGCTGGCCTCGAACATGGAGATGACCCAGGCCTGCCGCACCGCGGCCCTGGCCAACCGCCACCTGGGCCACCTCGCCAACCCCACCCCGGCCTTCGGCGTGGCGGATTTATTGCCCTTTGTACGCCGGGCGTTGGAGCGGGCGCTGGAATAG
- the topA gene encoding type I DNA topoisomerase encodes MSKDLIIVESPAKVKTIKKFLGPDYEVSASVGHVRDLPKKVLGVSEEGDFAPEYEVIPGKQKVVGQLKKLAAQADQIYLAPDPDREGEAIAWHVAELIKDANPRIKRIQFNEITARAVREALEHPRSLNLDLFNAQQARRVLDRLVGYKLSPLLWQKVKRGISAGRVQSVALRLIVDRERERQVFEPKEYWVFKVKLADQDAAVIEADLWKVDGKKPDIGSADQAGVLEAAVSQAPFVVESVAEKERQRQSGPPFITSTLQQEASRRFSYPAKRTMSLAQRLYEGVELGDRGIQALITYMRTDSVRVSPDAIKEVRKLILESYGPDYCPEQERHFKSRKSAQEAHEAIRPVDVTLTPEMVQAYLPRDMYQLYKLIWTRFVASQMSPARFWDTTITVVAAHTQWRAKGERLIFPGYLKVYGGGDSEKNQELPTLTPKQELRLQELLKEQKFTQPPPRYSEASLIRELEDKGIGRPSTYAQIISTLLDREYVTQEERQFVPMELGYVVTDQLAAHFTRLMDVDFTAQMEESLDQVAEGGQDWVELMRRFTGEFYPVLDKAKKDMAAVKGGIDAGMPCPECAKPLVVKFGKAGAFLACSGYPDCSFTGNFTRDESGKIKTIEKLPREEAVKVGTCPDCGGDVVLKKARTGSRFYACATYPKCKYTKSYSTGVPCPAEGCTGDLVERSSRFGKMFFSCSRYPDCTTAMPAPPIAQPCPKCDFPVMLRRHTEKRGNYLSCPVKECRHFIPVAEEFEETEGPLPDFSEPTPKKAAPKKADKATGKAAAKAAAETPSDSTKPAPKRTAAKKTTTKKPAAKKTTRAKKTE; translated from the coding sequence ATGAGTAAAGATTTGATCATCGTTGAGTCGCCGGCCAAGGTGAAAACCATCAAGAAGTTTCTTGGACCGGATTATGAGGTCAGCGCCTCGGTGGGACACGTTCGCGACCTGCCCAAAAAGGTTCTGGGTGTGAGCGAGGAGGGCGATTTTGCCCCGGAATACGAGGTGATCCCCGGCAAGCAGAAGGTCGTTGGACAGCTCAAAAAGTTGGCGGCCCAGGCGGACCAGATTTATCTCGCCCCGGACCCGGACCGGGAAGGTGAAGCCATTGCCTGGCATGTGGCCGAGCTGATCAAGGACGCCAACCCGCGGATCAAGCGGATCCAGTTCAACGAGATTACGGCCAGGGCCGTGCGCGAGGCTCTGGAGCATCCCAGGTCTCTGAATCTGGATCTGTTCAACGCCCAGCAGGCCAGGCGGGTTCTTGACCGGCTGGTGGGCTACAAGCTCTCACCGTTGCTCTGGCAAAAGGTCAAGCGGGGTATTTCCGCGGGCCGGGTCCAGTCCGTGGCCCTGCGGCTGATCGTGGATCGGGAGCGGGAGCGGCAGGTTTTCGAGCCCAAGGAATACTGGGTCTTCAAGGTCAAGCTGGCGGACCAGGACGCCGCGGTGATCGAGGCCGACCTGTGGAAGGTGGACGGCAAGAAGCCGGACATAGGCTCCGCAGACCAGGCCGGGGTGCTGGAGGCCGCGGTTTCCCAAGCGCCCTTCGTGGTGGAGTCCGTGGCCGAAAAGGAACGGCAACGGCAGTCCGGCCCACCCTTCATCACTTCCACCCTGCAACAGGAGGCCAGCCGCCGTTTTTCCTATCCGGCCAAACGGACCATGTCCCTGGCCCAGCGCCTGTACGAGGGCGTGGAGCTGGGGGATCGGGGCATCCAGGCCTTGATCACCTACATGCGGACCGACTCGGTGCGCGTGTCACCGGATGCGATCAAGGAGGTGCGCAAGCTGATCCTGGAATCCTACGGGCCGGATTACTGCCCTGAGCAGGAACGCCATTTCAAGTCCCGTAAATCCGCCCAGGAAGCCCACGAAGCCATCCGACCCGTGGACGTCACCCTTACCCCGGAAATGGTCCAGGCCTATCTACCCCGGGACATGTACCAGCTTTACAAGCTGATCTGGACCCGGTTCGTGGCCTCGCAGATGAGTCCGGCCCGCTTCTGGGATACCACCATCACCGTGGTCGCGGCCCACACCCAATGGCGGGCCAAGGGCGAGCGGTTGATCTTTCCCGGCTATCTCAAGGTCTATGGCGGCGGGGATTCAGAGAAGAACCAGGAATTGCCCACGTTGACCCCAAAGCAGGAATTACGGCTTCAGGAACTGCTCAAAGAGCAGAAGTTCACCCAGCCGCCGCCGCGCTACAGCGAGGCCTCGCTGATCCGCGAACTGGAGGACAAAGGCATCGGCCGGCCCTCCACCTACGCCCAGATTATCTCCACCCTGTTGGACCGGGAGTACGTCACCCAGGAAGAGCGCCAATTCGTGCCCATGGAACTGGGGTATGTGGTCACGGACCAGCTGGCCGCGCATTTCACCCGATTGATGGATGTGGATTTCACGGCCCAGATGGAGGAATCCCTGGACCAGGTGGCCGAGGGCGGCCAGGACTGGGTGGAGCTGATGCGCCGATTCACCGGCGAGTTTTATCCCGTCCTGGACAAGGCCAAGAAGGACATGGCCGCTGTGAAGGGTGGGATTGACGCGGGCATGCCTTGTCCGGAATGCGCCAAGCCCCTGGTGGTCAAATTCGGCAAAGCCGGGGCCTTCCTGGCCTGCTCCGGGTATCCGGACTGCTCGTTTACCGGCAACTTCACCCGGGACGAGTCCGGAAAAATCAAGACCATCGAGAAGCTGCCCAGGGAAGAGGCGGTCAAGGTCGGTACCTGCCCGGACTGCGGCGGGGACGTGGTGCTGAAAAAGGCCCGCACCGGCAGCCGGTTTTACGCCTGCGCCACCTATCCCAAGTGCAAGTACACCAAGTCCTACTCCACGGGTGTGCCCTGCCCGGCGGAGGGTTGCACCGGCGACCTGGTGGAACGCAGCTCACGATTCGGCAAAATGTTCTTCTCCTGCAGCCGCTATCCGGACTGCACCACGGCCATGCCCGCCCCCCCGATAGCCCAACCCTGCCCCAAGTGCGACTTCCCGGTCATGCTGCGCCGCCACACGGAAAAACGCGGCAACTACCTGTCCTGTCCGGTCAAGGAATGTCGCCACTTCATCCCGGTGGCCGAGGAGTTCGAAGAGACCGAAGGCCCGCTCCCGGACTTTTCCGAACCCACGCCCAAGAAAGCCGCACCAAAAAAAGCCGACAAGGCTACTGGCAAAGCCGCCGCAAAAGCTGCCGCGGAAACCCCCTCGGATTCAACCAAACCGGCTCCGAAACGAACGGCAGCCAAGAAAACCACGACAAAAAAGCCCGCAGCCAAGAAAACCACCCGGGCCAAGAAGACCGAATAA
- a CDS encoding DUF4351 domain-containing protein, with amino-acid sequence MTIAEQWKQEGEFVGSPKILQRQITKRFGKRITDMNVQERLRKATPEQLDLWAERILDAKSVDEVFKDN; translated from the coding sequence GTGACGATAGCTGAACAGTGGAAACAAGAAGGCGAGTTCGTTGGCAGCCCCAAAATACTTCAACGCCAAATCACCAAACGTTTCGGCAAAAGGATCACGGACATGAACGTTCAGGAACGCCTCCGCAAAGCCACGCCTGAACAGCTTGACCTCTGGGCCGAGCGAATCCTGGACGCCAAGAGCGTTGACGAGGTGTTCAAGGACAATTGA
- a CDS encoding AAA family ATPase — MRNPFYYGNEVSGDDFCDREQELHELTGDVRSGLNVLLYAPRRIGKTSLLRKLQRELVQSDEYVAVFFDFFSVSSVDEFIQGYFNAVAKSFDTVPERVMNLLKSVLKVRPNIQVTLGQSGELMYGMSFSRKERTASLEDVLNLPHVFAQAKKRRVVVIFDEFQEIEQFDLEKKFRSIVQTHGRDVCYLFSGSKKSILQRMFHDSSRAFYRSVKHLRIGEISLDQWTGFVQTKFARTGKEIAPDLIRRAFTITRGFPYYMQQLMFEVWDRTDAQVDESIIEDAVRLMCEREYDLYSLVWSDLTPNQKKTLKYIVRSDGRNLYANDQLGETGLTASTLKSTLDGLMKKDVCERTDDQYLLVDPLMRHWVERYMA; from the coding sequence ATGCGTAATCCTTTCTACTACGGCAATGAGGTGTCCGGGGATGATTTTTGCGACCGCGAGCAGGAACTGCATGAGTTGACCGGGGATGTCCGGTCCGGTTTGAATGTGTTGCTGTATGCCCCAAGGCGGATCGGAAAAACATCCCTGTTGCGCAAACTGCAGCGGGAACTTGTCCAGTCCGATGAGTATGTCGCCGTCTTTTTCGATTTTTTCAGTGTCTCATCCGTGGATGAATTCATCCAGGGCTATTTCAACGCTGTGGCCAAAAGTTTCGACACCGTGCCGGAGCGGGTGATGAACCTGCTCAAATCCGTCCTCAAGGTCCGACCCAACATTCAGGTCACCTTGGGACAGAGCGGCGAGTTGATGTACGGAATGAGCTTTTCCAGAAAAGAACGAACCGCGAGCCTGGAGGATGTCTTGAATCTTCCCCATGTCTTTGCCCAGGCTAAAAAGAGGCGCGTTGTCGTGATATTCGACGAGTTTCAGGAAATCGAGCAGTTTGACCTGGAGAAAAAATTCCGGAGCATCGTCCAGACCCACGGCCGGGATGTTTGCTATCTGTTCAGCGGAAGCAAAAAGTCCATCCTGCAGCGCATGTTTCACGACAGTTCCCGTGCCTTTTACAGATCGGTCAAGCATCTGCGGATCGGCGAGATATCCCTGGACCAATGGACCGGCTTCGTCCAAACCAAGTTTGCCCGGACCGGAAAGGAGATAGCCCCGGATCTGATCCGCCGGGCGTTCACCATCACCCGCGGCTTTCCCTACTACATGCAGCAGCTCATGTTTGAGGTCTGGGACAGGACCGACGCCCAGGTTGATGAGAGCATCATTGAGGACGCCGTCCGGTTGATGTGCGAGCGGGAATACGATCTGTACAGCCTGGTCTGGAGCGATCTGACCCCGAATCAGAAAAAGACCTTGAAGTACATTGTGCGCAGCGACGGCAGGAATCTCTATGCCAACGACCAGCTTGGCGAAACCGGCTTGACTGCCTCCACCTTGAAAAGCACCCTGGACGGGTTGATGAAAAAGGACGTTTGCGAACGGACGGATGATCAATACCTCCTGGTCGATCCACTGATGCGGCACTGGGTGGAGCGGTATATGGCGTAG